The following are encoded together in the Aciduricibacillus chroicocephali genome:
- the pssA gene encoding CDP-diacylglycerol--serine O-phosphatidyltransferase, translated as MIETQPFLMGLSSDRIYEGSGWMFLTRLFDYTRLKAHLANGITLMNLSCGVISIMFIIRGAAHLGVLFIMLAAIFDRFDGKVARKYNIESDFGKELDSLCDLVSFGVAPAMLIYQASLSSMPHVGFTLTVLFIVCGSVRLARYNIKEFDGVFYGVPITAAGFIMALAFFLVPFVPTLFFVLLESVLTVSMISNIRIAKM; from the coding sequence ATGATTGAAACACAGCCTTTTCTCATGGGATTGTCGAGTGATAGAATCTATGAAGGGAGTGGTTGGATGTTTTTAACGAGACTATTTGATTATACAAGACTGAAAGCGCATCTGGCGAACGGAATTACTTTAATGAACTTAAGTTGTGGCGTCATTTCAATCATGTTCATTATTAGAGGGGCGGCACATCTCGGTGTATTATTCATCATGCTTGCTGCCATCTTTGACCGCTTTGATGGAAAAGTGGCTCGCAAATATAATATAGAATCGGATTTTGGCAAGGAACTTGATTCATTATGTGATCTTGTATCATTTGGTGTTGCGCCTGCTATGCTCATTTACCAGGCTTCCTTAAGTTCAATGCCACATGTCGGTTTTACATTGACTGTTCTCTTTATCGTTTGTGGATCGGTTCGACTTGCCAGATACAATATTAAGGAATTTGATGGCGTCTTTTACGGGGTGCCAATCACTGCTGCCGGATTTATCATGGCGCTCGCGTTTTTCCTTGTACCATTTGTACCGACACTATTCTTTGTTTTGTTAGAGTCTGTGTTGACAGTTTCTATGATCAGCAATATCCGCATTGCTAAAATGTGA
- the thrC gene encoding threonine synthase: MNWTGLINHFEEYLPVTSKTPRLTLHEGNTPLIHFPHLSEELGIELYGKVEGANPTGSFKDRGMVMAVAKAKEDGSSTVICASTGNTSAAAAAYAAKAGMNAIIVIPKGKVALGKLAQAIMLGAEIVEIDGNFDDALRIVKNVSEKLPITLVNSVNPYRLEGQKTAAFEIIEQLGGKAPDYLCIPVGNAGNISAYWKGFKEFNDAKQTGLPKMFGFEAEGAAAIVQDRIIAEPETVATAIRIGNPASWKLAVAARDESNGRIGSVSDDEILAAHKLLPAREGIFAEPGSCASIAGVIQQVKEGTIAKGSKVVAVLTGNGLKDPETAVNHLKVDPVSLPNDEKIISDYIEKAVTAARP; the protein is encoded by the coding sequence ATGAACTGGACTGGTCTGATCAATCACTTTGAAGAATATCTGCCTGTAACCAGCAAGACACCTAGATTGACACTTCATGAGGGCAATACGCCGCTCATTCACTTCCCGCATCTTTCTGAAGAACTGGGCATTGAATTATACGGAAAAGTCGAAGGGGCCAACCCAACAGGTTCCTTTAAAGACCGCGGCATGGTCATGGCAGTAGCCAAAGCAAAGGAAGACGGCAGTTCAACTGTCATTTGTGCATCTACTGGTAATACGTCAGCCGCAGCCGCAGCATATGCAGCAAAAGCAGGCATGAATGCAATCATCGTCATTCCAAAAGGGAAAGTCGCACTCGGCAAATTGGCACAAGCAATTATGCTCGGTGCTGAAATTGTTGAAATTGATGGCAACTTCGACGATGCTCTCCGCATCGTTAAGAACGTAAGTGAAAAGCTTCCAATTACTCTTGTAAACTCAGTGAACCCTTACCGCTTGGAAGGGCAAAAAACAGCCGCCTTCGAAATCATTGAACAACTTGGCGGTAAGGCACCAGATTATCTCTGCATTCCAGTCGGAAACGCCGGAAACATCAGCGCGTACTGGAAAGGCTTCAAGGAGTTCAACGACGCTAAGCAAACAGGTCTGCCAAAAATGTTCGGTTTCGAAGCAGAAGGCGCAGCAGCAATTGTTCAGGATAGAATTATTGCAGAGCCGGAAACAGTGGCAACTGCAATCCGTATCGGAAATCCTGCCAGCTGGAAGCTTGCAGTTGCAGCACGTGATGAATCAAACGGCCGCATCGGCTCAGTTTCTGACGATGAAATCCTTGCCGCGCACAAGCTCCTGCCAGCAAGAGAAGGCATCTTTGCTGAACCAGGCTCTTGCGCTTCCATTGCAGGTGTTATCCAGCAAGTCAAAGAAGGCACAATTGCGAAAGGCAGCAAAGTAGTTGCCGTTCTTACAGGAAACGGGCTGAAAGACCCTGAGACAGCTGTCAATCACCTGAAAGTCGATCCTGTCTCTTTGCCAAATGACGAAAAAATCATTTCTGACTATATCGAGAAAGCTGTAACGGCGGCAAGACCATGA
- a CDS encoding MFS transporter, which translates to MNKQVYLLTIVSFVVGMAELIIGGILDLIAIDLEVSISKAGLLITVFSLVFAIGAPLLMLFTARIERKRLMLGALSLFLISNLIAVASENFTMLFIARIISALSGALLAVLCMVLAPAVVDKKYTGRAIGLVIMGTSASLVLGVPIGLLIGNSFGWRAPFIMIALLTAIVMVGVYLTLRKIAPTPAVPLREQLQTLRNRPIFFIQLAMFFYLSGHLAVYAYLTPLVKTYLHFNGTWTSIVYFVFGVAAVSGGGLSGLMTDRFGSRKIILTVIVIFTSALFLLPMTFTSIPAFMMILIIWGMMSWSITPAVQSYLIEASPETAAIQQSLNNSALHFGIAFGSFVGSIVVKEAALIQAPLAGGCLAIIALICAFVSMKRSKAAASSIV; encoded by the coding sequence ATGAATAAACAGGTTTATCTGCTTACAATAGTTTCTTTCGTAGTGGGGATGGCGGAATTGATCATCGGAGGAATTCTTGATCTGATCGCCATCGATTTGGAAGTATCCATCAGCAAGGCCGGCCTGCTAATTACTGTTTTTTCACTTGTTTTCGCTATTGGGGCTCCTCTTCTCATGCTCTTTACAGCGCGAATTGAACGAAAACGGCTCATGCTTGGAGCGCTTTCTCTATTCCTTATTAGTAACCTTATCGCTGTTGCAAGTGAGAACTTCACAATGCTCTTTATCGCTCGTATCATATCAGCCCTTTCAGGTGCACTTCTAGCTGTACTTTGCATGGTTCTAGCACCTGCTGTAGTGGATAAGAAATATACCGGGCGCGCCATTGGACTTGTCATAATGGGTACAAGCGCTTCTCTCGTTCTTGGTGTTCCGATTGGCTTGCTGATTGGGAATTCATTCGGCTGGAGAGCACCATTTATCATGATTGCGCTGCTAACTGCAATTGTAATGGTCGGCGTCTATCTCACACTTAGAAAAATTGCACCAACACCCGCTGTGCCTTTACGTGAACAGTTGCAGACATTACGTAACCGACCGATCTTCTTCATTCAGCTCGCTATGTTTTTCTATTTATCAGGGCATTTGGCAGTCTATGCTTATCTCACACCGCTTGTCAAAACATACTTGCACTTTAATGGCACCTGGACAAGTATTGTTTACTTCGTATTCGGGGTGGCTGCTGTCTCAGGAGGAGGCTTGAGCGGTTTAATGACAGACCGCTTCGGCTCACGAAAAATCATACTCACTGTCATTGTCATTTTTACCAGTGCGCTTTTCCTGCTGCCTATGACATTTACTTCAATACCTGCCTTCATGATGATCCTTATCATTTGGGGCATGATGAGCTGGTCCATTACGCCAGCTGTGCAAAGTTATTTGATTGAGGCCTCACCGGAAACAGCAGCGATTCAGCAAAGTCTAAATAATTCAGCTTTGCATTTTGGAATAGCTTTTGGTTCTTTTGTCGGTAGTATTGTTGTTAAAGAAGCAGCACTTATTCAAGCTCCTCTCGCTGGAGGCTGTCTGGCAATTATTGCACTGATTTGCGCTTTTGTTTCAATGAAAAGAAGCAAAGCAGCTGCATCATCAATTGTATGA
- a CDS encoding low molecular weight protein-tyrosine-phosphatase has product MVKVVFVCLGNICRSPMAEGIFRDLVKKEGLQEKISVDSAGTSDWHIGEEPHKGTLGIFEKYGISGEGLKARQYVQEDLENFDYIIAMDTSNIENMEAIQGSKSEKLIRLLDLLEEENKDVPDPYFTGDFEETYRLVTAGCRELLNKIKRENNLN; this is encoded by the coding sequence ATGGTCAAAGTTGTTTTTGTCTGTTTGGGTAATATTTGCCGCTCGCCAATGGCAGAGGGGATTTTCCGTGATCTCGTAAAGAAAGAAGGATTGCAGGAGAAGATTTCTGTTGATTCTGCAGGAACTTCAGATTGGCATATCGGAGAGGAGCCGCATAAAGGAACACTCGGTATTTTTGAGAAATACGGCATTTCCGGAGAAGGCTTGAAAGCACGTCAATATGTACAAGAGGATTTGGAGAACTTCGATTATATTATCGCAATGGACACATCTAATATTGAGAACATGGAAGCGATCCAAGGCAGCAAATCTGAGAAGTTGATCCGCTTGCTTGATCTGCTGGAAGAAGAGAATAAAGACGTACCGGATCCTTACTTTACAGGTGATTTTGAGGAAACGTATCGACTTGTTACTGCAGGGTGCAGAGAATTATTGAATAAGATTAAAAGAGAGAACAACCTCAATTAA
- a CDS encoding DedA family protein, whose amino-acid sequence MQQWHELIAQYGYISIIFILGIGIVGLPVPDEVLLTYLGYLTSDGDMYFIPAFLCSLAGAICGISISYILGSKLGEPFLKKYGPKLFIKEETVRKTRKLFGKYGAFVLIFCYFIPGVRHVAAYVAGVTSYSYKRFAAVAYFGAVAWVTAFLVLGNRLGSHWNLIARHLHQYMWGMLLLGVISIGLVFLFKKAALYRRKQT is encoded by the coding sequence ATGCAGCAGTGGCATGAGTTGATTGCCCAGTATGGCTATATTTCCATCATTTTCATTCTAGGCATTGGGATTGTCGGCTTGCCAGTTCCTGACGAAGTGCTTTTAACGTATTTAGGCTATTTGACATCAGATGGGGATATGTATTTTATCCCTGCTTTTCTTTGTTCTTTAGCAGGAGCAATCTGTGGAATTTCAATTAGCTATATTCTTGGAAGCAAGCTTGGCGAACCGTTTCTGAAGAAGTACGGACCGAAGTTATTTATAAAGGAAGAGACTGTTCGGAAAACGCGTAAATTGTTTGGCAAATATGGTGCTTTTGTTCTTATATTTTGCTATTTTATCCCAGGTGTACGCCATGTAGCTGCCTATGTTGCCGGAGTCACTTCTTATTCGTATAAAAGATTTGCTGCAGTTGCCTATTTTGGTGCCGTTGCGTGGGTGACAGCATTTCTAGTGCTTGGCAATCGCCTTGGAAGCCACTGGAACTTGATTGCCCGACATCTGCATCAGTATATGTGGGGAATGTTGCTGCTTGGGGTGATCAGTATAGGCCTCGTTTTTCTATTTAAAAAGGCCGCCCTGTATAGACGAAAGCAGACATAG
- the thrB gene encoding homoserine kinase: MKPFMIKVPASSANIGPGFDSVGIALERYLTLTVTPGEDWEFKHRSPLLPEVPNHEEHFIFKIASKIAAKHGKELSSASISVDTEIPLARGMGSSASAIIAGIELANRLAELDLTAEQKLRHAVQIEGHPDNVAPALFGGFITAVQFEQELDYLILPELDVDLIVYIPDFELKTEDARRVLPDAYPRAVATRASAISSMMIAAFMKGDYNLAGRMMERDLFHETYRARLIPRYDEIKPEARELGAYATVISGAGPTTISFAPSGKGEEIARRMQSLLPDYEIAALRIDTEGLQVSDLD, translated from the coding sequence ATGAAGCCCTTCATGATTAAAGTGCCGGCAAGCTCAGCCAATATCGGTCCTGGCTTTGATTCAGTCGGCATCGCGCTTGAACGTTATTTGACGCTTACTGTGACACCAGGAGAGGACTGGGAGTTCAAGCACCGCTCCCCTCTCCTTCCTGAAGTTCCAAACCACGAAGAACATTTCATTTTTAAAATCGCAAGCAAAATTGCTGCGAAACACGGTAAAGAATTGTCTTCGGCAAGTATTTCTGTAGATACAGAAATACCGCTCGCACGCGGTATGGGTAGTAGCGCTTCCGCTATCATAGCTGGAATTGAGCTAGCGAACAGACTTGCAGAACTAGATCTTACTGCTGAGCAAAAACTGCGACACGCCGTACAGATCGAAGGACATCCAGATAACGTAGCACCAGCTCTATTTGGTGGCTTCATTACAGCCGTCCAGTTTGAGCAAGAACTGGACTACTTGATCCTTCCTGAGCTGGATGTGGATCTGATTGTCTACATTCCTGATTTCGAGCTAAAAACTGAAGATGCACGCAGAGTATTGCCTGATGCCTACCCTCGTGCGGTAGCAACAAGAGCGAGTGCAATCAGCAGCATGATGATCGCCGCTTTCATGAAAGGTGATTACAATCTTGCAGGGCGTATGATGGAACGTGACCTCTTCCACGAAACATACCGCGCTAGACTCATTCCACGTTATGATGAGATTAAGCCTGAAGCTCGTGAACTCGGTGCATACGCAACAGTTATTAGTGGTGCTGGACCAACAACGATTTCCTTCGCACCGTCCGGTAAAGGTGAAGAGATTGCTCGCAGAATGCAATCATTATTGCCAGATTACGAAATTGCAGCTCTTCGTATCGATACAGAAGGCCTGCAAGTATCAGATTTAGACTAA
- a CDS encoding phosphatidylserine decarboxylase encodes MMKSFFKKFVELTGNPMASSLLRNFSKSPVSKPLVRPFARVFRLNENEMERPIKSYQSIHDLFTRRLIEGARPIDDQPDTIISPVDGVIQTFGKVNMNHNFYIKEQLYKLDELLGDDKTANRFRGGDYIVIYLSPSHYHRIHYPVNGEVCKRWAIGEQSYPVNALGEKFGDKPFSTNYRIITELVSSFGRTALVKVGALNINSIVLTNSNSKFNKGDEAGYFSFGSTVILFFDKESRFIPEIHPLQEICMGQIIGRHGN; translated from the coding sequence ATGATGAAATCTTTTTTTAAGAAATTTGTCGAATTAACTGGCAATCCAATGGCTTCTAGCCTTCTTCGCAATTTTTCAAAATCACCAGTGAGTAAACCACTCGTACGTCCGTTTGCAAGAGTGTTTCGCCTTAATGAGAATGAAATGGAGAGACCTATAAAATCCTACCAGTCTATACACGATCTATTCACACGCAGACTCATCGAAGGGGCACGCCCTATTGACGATCAGCCTGATACGATTATCTCACCTGTCGACGGTGTCATACAGACATTCGGAAAAGTGAATATGAATCATAACTTCTACATTAAAGAGCAATTATACAAACTCGATGAATTACTTGGCGACGATAAGACTGCAAACCGTTTCAGAGGCGGAGACTACATTGTAATCTATCTATCACCTTCCCATTACCACAGAATTCATTATCCTGTGAACGGAGAAGTCTGTAAGCGCTGGGCGATTGGAGAGCAGTCTTATCCAGTAAATGCTCTTGGCGAAAAATTTGGAGACAAGCCTTTTTCGACAAATTACCGAATCATCACCGAACTTGTTTCATCCTTTGGCCGAACCGCGCTCGTCAAAGTAGGTGCTCTGAATATTAACAGCATCGTTCTAACAAACAGCAATTCCAAATTTAATAAAGGAGATGAAGCCGGTTATTTTTCCTTCGGTTCCACTGTCATCCTCTTCTTCGATAAAGAGAGCCGATTCATCCCGGAAATTCATCCCCTTCAAGAAATATGTATGGGACAAATTATCGGCAGACATGGCAATTAA
- a CDS encoding homoserine dehydrogenase, giving the protein MKENISVGLLGLGVVGSGVIQIINNHQEELVHQLGCSVSVGRVLVRDLEKARKKDIDPAVLTTSATDVIDDPNIDVIVEVMGGIEETRQYILKAFENGKHVITANKDLIALHGPELEDAAGKNNCDLYYEASVGGGIPLLRTLSDGLVSDRINQVMGIVNGTTNYIMTKMDKEGMPYDTALKQAQELGFAEADPTSDVEGLDAARKMVILARLAFLTDFDLEDVEVRGISNIALSDLEYGQKLGYVMKLIGFASFENEQVEVSVQPTFLAESHPLAGVENEFNAVYVNGEAVGETMFYGPGAGSLPTATAVMSDVVAVIKNMRLGVNGRRFIKPRFKKQLTPPTHSYSQYYVRLHVKDEVGAFANISQLFNEIGISFEKILQTPRKQQQELAEIILVTHKTSLDKFQKALGELENLNVVETVKSYYRVEGEIAQ; this is encoded by the coding sequence GTGAAAGAAAATATATCAGTCGGTCTGCTCGGCCTAGGAGTTGTTGGTTCTGGGGTTATCCAGATCATTAACAACCACCAGGAAGAGCTTGTGCACCAGCTAGGGTGCAGTGTAAGCGTCGGACGTGTTCTTGTGCGCGACCTTGAAAAGGCACGCAAGAAAGACATCGACCCTGCTGTTCTGACAACCTCTGCGACAGACGTAATCGATGATCCTAATATCGATGTCATCGTCGAAGTTATGGGCGGTATTGAAGAAACACGCCAATACATATTGAAAGCATTCGAAAACGGAAAACATGTAATCACTGCGAACAAAGACTTGATCGCCTTGCATGGCCCCGAACTTGAAGATGCAGCCGGCAAGAACAATTGCGATCTTTATTATGAAGCAAGTGTTGGCGGCGGTATTCCGCTCCTACGTACATTATCCGATGGTCTTGTTTCAGACCGTATCAATCAGGTAATGGGTATCGTCAACGGCACAACCAACTATATCATGACGAAGATGGATAAGGAAGGCATGCCGTACGATACAGCATTGAAACAGGCTCAGGAACTCGGCTTTGCAGAAGCTGATCCGACTTCAGATGTAGAAGGTCTGGATGCGGCACGTAAAATGGTCATTCTTGCCCGTCTTGCATTCCTTACAGACTTCGATCTGGAAGATGTCGAAGTTCGCGGCATCTCCAATATTGCACTTTCCGACCTTGAATACGGCCAGAAGCTTGGCTATGTAATGAAGCTGATCGGCTTTGCAAGCTTTGAGAATGAGCAAGTTGAAGTAAGCGTACAGCCTACTTTCCTTGCTGAGAGCCATCCGCTTGCAGGTGTTGAGAATGAATTCAATGCCGTATACGTAAATGGTGAAGCAGTCGGTGAAACAATGTTTTATGGTCCTGGCGCCGGCAGCCTGCCAACCGCTACTGCTGTAATGTCAGACGTAGTTGCTGTTATAAAGAACATGCGCCTAGGTGTAAACGGCCGTCGTTTCATCAAGCCGCGCTTCAAGAAGCAACTTACACCGCCTACTCATAGCTACAGCCAATATTATGTTCGTCTTCATGTGAAAGACGAAGTTGGTGCATTCGCAAATATTTCCCAGCTATTCAATGAAATTGGTATTAGCTTCGAGAAGATTTTGCAAACACCTCGCAAACAGCAGCAGGAACTTGCAGAGATCATTCTTGTTACACACAAGACTTCTCTAGATAAATTCCAGAAGGCGCTTGGCGAACTTGAGAACTTGAATGTCGTTGAAACTGTAAAAAGCTACTACCGCGTAGAAGGAGAGATTGCCCAATGA